A single window of Treponema denticola ATCC 35405 DNA harbors:
- a CDS encoding type II toxin-antitoxin system PemK/MazF family toxin: MTRGDVYMLDFGIPAGSEPGMRRPVIIIQSDKKNLNSLNTKIVVPLTSNTVNAELKGNVFIPKNESQLPKNSVALVHQIIVVDKSRLEEKVGKVSKHILLQIEQEIDYVLKE, translated from the coding sequence ATGACTCGTGGTGATGTTTATATGCTTGATTTCGGCATTCCGGCCGGGAGTGAACCAGGGATGAGGCGACCGGTAATAATAATACAGTCCGATAAAAAGAATTTGAATAGTTTAAATACAAAAATAGTTGTTCCTCTTACATCTAATACTGTCAATGCCGAATTAAAAGGTAATGTTTTCATTCCCAAAAATGAATCACAACTTCCAAAAAATTCTGTTGCACTTGTTCATCAAATTATAGTGGTAGATAAATCCCGACTTGAAGAAAAAGTTGGAAAAGTATCCAAGCATATACTTTTACAGATTGAACAAGAAATCGATTATGTGCTAAAAGAATAG
- a CDS encoding ABC transporter ATP-binding protein, whose product MKKSELIKKLIVFVKPLSGVMTITVILRVLGFIIAAAIPVLGGVGIVSLVDLKIFNVSVSLDFVIIGLIICAVSRGIFRYGEQLSGHYIAFTLLALIRDKIFTAMRRLAFVKLQKKDSGSLLSIITADIELLEVFYAHTIAPAASAVLYFIFALIIFAKIHIVLSLTVALIYIVIGFFLPLLFAKMDDGAGVEYRKKMSSLNSFFLDSLLGIKEIIFFDKIKERKDNIEKRGEAISGTFKLLKNFEGKTFAITEAALTLCNFLMLGISTFLLVSGKIDFAAFLISNLMLLSGYGPIIAVSGLAVNLQQTFASAERVFSLLEEKPELDEVTDGENLSFEKVDADNINFRYDDMEVLQDVSISVKKDEIVGLCGKSGSGKSTLLRLIMRFFDPLSGEVKMSGIDIKKINTASLREAVSYITQQTYIFKKSIYENILLANRNASKEDVIEAAKKAAIHDFIMSLPEGYDTKMTELGGNLSSGEKQRLGLARAFLHKAPLLLLDEPTGNLDSLNEALILNSIYQEKKDKGVLIVSHRKSTVNAADKIVYIEKGRVR is encoded by the coding sequence ATGAAAAAAAGCGAACTTATAAAAAAATTGATAGTATTTGTAAAACCTCTTAGCGGAGTTATGACTATAACTGTCATCTTAAGGGTTTTGGGCTTTATCATTGCAGCGGCCATCCCTGTTTTGGGCGGAGTCGGCATTGTTTCTCTTGTAGACTTAAAGATTTTTAATGTTTCTGTTTCCTTGGATTTTGTAATCATAGGCCTTATCATCTGTGCCGTAAGCCGAGGTATCTTTAGATACGGCGAACAGCTTTCGGGGCATTACATAGCCTTCACCCTCTTGGCCTTGATACGGGATAAAATTTTTACGGCTATGAGAAGACTGGCCTTTGTTAAATTACAAAAAAAGGATTCAGGCAGCCTTCTGTCTATTATAACTGCCGACATAGAATTACTTGAAGTTTTTTATGCCCACACTATAGCCCCGGCAGCTTCTGCCGTACTCTACTTTATTTTTGCCTTAATTATCTTTGCTAAAATACACATTGTCTTGAGCCTTACGGTTGCCCTCATCTATATAGTCATCGGCTTCTTCCTTCCTCTCCTCTTCGCTAAGATGGATGACGGGGCCGGTGTAGAATACCGAAAAAAAATGAGCTCCCTTAATTCTTTCTTTTTGGATTCCCTCCTCGGAATAAAAGAGATTATCTTTTTTGACAAGATAAAAGAAAGAAAAGATAATATTGAAAAGAGAGGCGAGGCCATAAGCGGAACCTTTAAGCTCTTAAAAAACTTTGAGGGGAAGACCTTTGCAATTACGGAAGCGGCTCTTACTCTTTGCAATTTTTTAATGCTGGGCATTTCTACCTTCCTCTTGGTAAGCGGAAAAATTGACTTTGCCGCTTTTTTAATTTCCAACCTGATGCTTCTTTCAGGCTACGGCCCGATAATAGCGGTTTCAGGTTTGGCAGTAAACTTGCAGCAAACCTTTGCTTCAGCAGAGAGGGTTTTTTCCCTGCTTGAAGAGAAGCCCGAACTCGATGAAGTTACAGACGGCGAAAACCTAAGCTTTGAAAAAGTCGATGCCGATAACATCAACTTTAGATATGACGATATGGAAGTTTTACAGGATGTAAGTATCTCCGTTAAAAAAGACGAGATAGTCGGCCTTTGCGGCAAAAGCGGAAGCGGTAAGAGTACCTTGCTCCGCCTAATCATGCGCTTTTTCGATCCCCTGTCGGGTGAGGTAAAGATGAGCGGTATCGATATTAAAAAGATAAACACGGCAAGTTTACGGGAGGCCGTTTCTTACATTACCCAGCAGACCTATATTTTCAAAAAATCTATTTATGAAAATATTCTCCTTGCAAACAGGAATGCTTCAAAAGAGGATGTTATCGAAGCCGCCAAAAAAGCCGCAATCCACGATTTTATTATGAGCTTACCTGAAGGCTATGATACGAAGATGACAGAGCTTGGAGGAAATCTTTCGAGCGGCGAAAAGCAGCGTCTCGGTCTTGCCCGAGCCTTTTTGCACAAGGCCCCGCTTTTGTTACTCGACGAGCCGACCGGAAACTTGGACAGCTTAAACGAAGCCCTCATTTTAAATTCGATATACCAAGAAAAAAAAGACAAAGGCGTTTTAATTGTAAGCCACCGCAAATCCACCGTGAACGCTGCCGATAAAATTGTTTACATTGAAAAGGGAAGGGTGAGGTAG
- a CDS encoding metal ABC transporter ATP-binding protein encodes MVKINSLKFKYPNSKKEVLKNINLEVNQGDYISIVGENGCGKSTLLKLILKLLKIQKGEIIINAKKIGYLPQKKENLNDFPITLFELLNSYRKILKIRESDCALKALERVNLTEYKNSLVGELSGGQLQKLYIARALIGDPDLLILDELSTGIDVQGQKEIYSFVKDLNVKKGLTVISVDHNLDAAIFNSTKIFHIKNGEGHLCNPQQYTSEFFNPNFVQFKPKGEK; translated from the coding sequence ATGGTAAAAATAAATTCTCTCAAGTTTAAATATCCGAATTCAAAAAAAGAAGTTTTAAAAAATATAAATTTGGAAGTAAACCAAGGCGATTATATTTCGATTGTGGGAGAAAACGGCTGCGGAAAAAGCACCCTCCTAAAGCTGATTTTAAAATTGCTGAAAATACAAAAAGGTGAAATTATTATCAATGCAAAAAAAATCGGCTATCTTCCGCAAAAAAAAGAAAACCTAAACGATTTCCCGATTACGCTTTTTGAACTTTTAAATTCCTATAGAAAAATATTAAAGATAAGGGAAAGCGATTGTGCTCTAAAAGCCCTGGAAAGAGTGAATTTAACCGAATACAAAAACAGCCTTGTTGGAGAACTTTCCGGAGGCCAGCTTCAAAAACTCTACATAGCCCGTGCCCTTATCGGGGATCCCGACCTTTTAATCTTAGATGAACTTTCTACCGGAATAGATGTTCAGGGGCAAAAAGAAATCTATTCTTTTGTAAAAGATTTAAACGTTAAAAAGGGACTGACCGTAATTTCGGTTGACCATAATTTAGATGCCGCTATTTTTAATTCTACAAAAATATTTCACATAAAAAACGGAGAAGGTCATTTGTGTAATCCTCAACAATATACTTCGGAATTTTTTAATCCGAACTTTGTTCAATTTAAACCAAAGGGGGAAAAATAA
- the thiI gene encoding tRNA uracil 4-sulfurtransferase ThiI, with amino-acid sequence MEELFYLAKIGEINLKKGNLKDFEMRLSQNLRSYLPEAKPNIRVRAGRMYVSIKPEFKEKTEEALNKLIGITGWAQALPAEKTIEAITETARAEAIRARDAGAKTFKIESRRGEKNFPLTSYEISREVGGVIHTEGILKVDVHNPDIVISIEVREKAFIYGLEHKGRRGLPCGCSGRGLLLLSGGIDSPVAGFKMLTRGMKLDYIYFHSHPYTSPEAQAKVEKLADILAGYGLGGYLNIIPFTKVQHQIREKSPEAYLTLMMRICMMKIANMTARGINSKCLITGESLAQVASQTVENLTVTNSYAEFPVFRPLIGLDKEEITIEAKEIGTYETSILPYEDCCVMFSPKHPILHSNLKDAAEIFERMEIDSLLEEAYSQREVKKMSF; translated from the coding sequence ATGGAAGAACTTTTCTATCTTGCAAAAATAGGCGAAATTAACCTAAAAAAAGGTAATTTAAAAGACTTTGAAATGCGGCTTTCGCAGAATTTACGCAGCTATTTACCGGAGGCTAAACCCAATATACGCGTGAGAGCCGGAAGAATGTATGTAAGCATCAAGCCCGAATTTAAAGAAAAAACCGAAGAAGCCCTAAATAAACTCATAGGCATTACAGGCTGGGCACAGGCCCTTCCTGCCGAAAAAACTATTGAAGCCATTACCGAAACAGCCAGAGCTGAGGCTATAAGGGCCCGGGATGCGGGGGCTAAGACCTTTAAAATAGAATCCCGCCGAGGAGAAAAAAACTTCCCTCTAACCTCCTACGAAATTTCACGGGAAGTCGGAGGGGTAATTCATACTGAAGGGATTTTAAAAGTAGATGTTCATAATCCCGACATCGTAATTTCTATCGAAGTAAGAGAAAAAGCTTTTATCTACGGCCTTGAACACAAGGGACGGCGGGGTCTTCCCTGCGGCTGTTCGGGAAGGGGACTTTTGCTCCTATCGGGAGGAATAGACTCCCCCGTTGCAGGCTTTAAAATGCTCACCCGCGGAATGAAGCTGGACTATATCTATTTTCACTCCCATCCTTATACCTCGCCCGAAGCCCAGGCTAAGGTTGAAAAACTGGCCGACATTTTAGCGGGCTACGGCCTCGGCGGATATCTCAATATAATTCCCTTTACAAAGGTGCAGCACCAAATCAGAGAAAAAAGCCCCGAGGCCTATCTAACTTTAATGATGAGAATCTGCATGATGAAAATAGCAAATATGACGGCAAGGGGTATAAATTCCAAATGCCTTATCACGGGAGAAAGCCTTGCTCAGGTTGCAAGCCAAACGGTAGAAAACTTGACTGTAACAAACTCTTATGCGGAATTTCCTGTTTTTAGGCCCCTCATCGGCCTCGATAAGGAAGAAATTACTATAGAAGCCAAGGAAATAGGCACCTATGAAACCTCAATCTTGCCGTACGAAGATTGCTGTGTAATGTTTTCACCCAAGCACCCTATTTTACACTCAAACCTCAAAGATGCGGCCGAAATTTTCGAAAGAATGGAAATAGACAGCCTTTTAGAAGAGGCATACTCACAAAGAGAAGTAAAAAAGATGAGTTTTTAA
- a CDS encoding ABC transporter ATP-binding protein/permease: MIHKRLTGSVPKSKKWILLSALSSWISLLCNTAITFVTVRFIFGLYNSSLDKKMVFVLLFAASAALIIRVIAVRKRSYFSYRAGTEVKRTLRSMLYDKFISLKLNYSQYISMAEVTQIGTDGIEQLDSYFGAYLPQFFFSMAAPVTLFIILAPINFFAALVLFVCVPLIPLSIAAIQTVAKRILKRYLDVYTGLGDSFLDNLRGLIPLKAYSDDEAQHRELNAEAENFRRITMRVLTMQLNSIFVMDTVAYGGTALGTIVSLYQLRVGNLSIEGDLLFILLCAEFFLPLRALGSFFHIAMNGITAANRLFELMDVKSDSASILSEAELEETAKKIKRAQFGSQPDSLQGNLPSLEVKNLNFNYNESKQALKNISLEFLKPGFYGIAGESGSGKSTAAALLMGLQKNYSGEILLSGIEAKKLPDEFRARYMNLVSTESFLFGASVRENLLIAKPSASDEELMSVLKEVLLDEFILNRNSSGDGNSGLDFYIESGGKNLSGGQVQRFALARALLHDADIYIFDEAVSNIDVESEELILSTLYELSKTKIIIFISHRLANIENADHIYVFEKGEIKEEGTHSSLIEKNGIYARMYLQQKDLEKIRMDVK, from the coding sequence ATGATTCATAAACGCCTGACAGGGTCGGTGCCGAAAAGTAAAAAATGGATATTGCTTTCGGCTCTTTCTTCATGGATTTCTCTATTGTGCAATACGGCTATTACCTTTGTAACTGTGCGCTTTATTTTCGGCCTATATAATTCTTCGCTTGATAAAAAAATGGTTTTTGTGTTGTTATTCGCAGCTTCGGCTGCCTTGATAATAAGAGTTATTGCCGTCCGTAAACGCTCTTACTTTTCGTATAGGGCAGGAACCGAGGTTAAAAGAACATTGCGCTCGATGCTCTACGATAAATTTATTTCGTTAAAGCTTAATTATTCTCAATATATAAGCATGGCCGAGGTTACTCAAATAGGTACTGACGGAATCGAGCAGCTTGATTCTTATTTTGGGGCTTATCTGCCTCAGTTTTTTTTCAGTATGGCAGCTCCGGTAACTCTTTTTATAATTCTTGCACCGATAAACTTTTTTGCCGCCCTTGTGCTTTTTGTCTGCGTGCCCTTAATTCCCCTTTCGATTGCAGCCATTCAAACGGTTGCAAAGCGTATTTTAAAAAGATACCTTGATGTTTATACGGGGCTCGGAGATTCCTTTTTGGATAACCTCCGCGGCCTTATCCCCTTGAAAGCCTATTCCGACGATGAGGCTCAGCATAGGGAACTAAATGCCGAGGCGGAAAATTTTAGGCGGATAACGATGAGGGTTTTAACCATGCAGCTTAATTCTATCTTTGTGATGGATACCGTTGCATACGGCGGGACTGCCCTCGGAACAATCGTCAGCCTTTATCAGTTAAGAGTCGGAAATCTTTCGATAGAAGGAGATCTTCTTTTTATTTTGCTTTGTGCCGAATTCTTTTTACCTCTGCGTGCACTGGGCTCGTTCTTTCATATAGCGATGAACGGCATAACCGCAGCGAACCGCCTCTTTGAATTGATGGATGTAAAAAGCGATTCGGCTTCAATTTTAAGCGAAGCCGAACTTGAAGAAACTGCAAAAAAAATTAAAAGAGCTCAGTTCGGCAGTCAGCCGGATTCTCTACAGGGCAATTTGCCTTCGCTCGAAGTAAAAAATTTAAACTTTAATTATAACGAATCAAAGCAGGCTCTAAAAAATATCTCTCTTGAATTTTTAAAACCGGGCTTTTACGGCATCGCAGGAGAAAGCGGTTCGGGCAAATCCACTGCGGCCGCCTTACTTATGGGCTTACAAAAAAACTATTCCGGCGAAATCCTCTTATCGGGCATAGAAGCAAAAAAACTTCCCGACGAATTTAGAGCTAGGTATATGAATCTTGTCTCTACCGAAAGCTTTTTGTTCGGAGCTTCGGTGAGGGAAAACCTTTTAATAGCGAAGCCTTCTGCAAGCGATGAAGAATTGATGAGCGTATTAAAAGAAGTTCTCTTAGACGAGTTTATTTTAAACAGAAACTCTTCGGGAGACGGTAATTCGGGTTTGGATTTTTATATTGAATCGGGCGGAAAGAATTTATCGGGCGGACAGGTTCAGCGTTTTGCTCTTGCGCGGGCTCTCCTCCATGATGCGGACATTTATATTTTTGATGAGGCTGTAAGCAATATCGATGTCGAAAGCGAAGAGCTTATTTTAAGCACTCTTTATGAATTAAGCAAAACCAAAATAATTATCTTTATTTCACACAGGCTTGCGAATATTGAAAATGCAGATCACATCTATGTATTTGAAAAGGGTGAAATAAAAGAAGAAGGAACTCATTCAAGCCTCATTGAAAAAAACGGTATCTATGCAAGGATGTATTTGCAGCAAAAAGATCTTGAAAAAATACGGATGGATGTAAAATGA
- a CDS encoding precorrin-8X methylmutase has protein sequence MYIKKPMEIENKSMDIIEESMKDVAFTEEEKIIAKRMIHTTGDVEYRKIIVFQNNFIESAKRALQKGITIFTDTKMVLTGINKPALSKTENKLLCLIDDERVFKMSKEDGITRSSAAVDLAVQEGAKAFVIGNAPTALFRLLELCEEKKVSPEFIIGVPVGFVGAAESKEALRSKPFPQISTVGTKGGSNVAASIINALLYMMVERE, from the coding sequence ATGTACATTAAAAAACCTATGGAAATAGAAAATAAAAGCATGGATATAATTGAAGAAAGCATGAAGGATGTTGCTTTTACGGAAGAAGAAAAAATTATAGCCAAGAGGATGATTCACACTACGGGCGATGTCGAGTATAGAAAGATAATCGTATTTCAAAATAACTTTATAGAATCGGCTAAAAGGGCTCTTCAAAAAGGCATAACCATTTTTACCGATACCAAGATGGTGCTGACAGGCATCAACAAGCCCGCCCTCTCAAAAACCGAAAATAAACTTTTATGCCTCATCGATGATGAGAGGGTTTTTAAGATGTCCAAGGAAGACGGAATCACGCGCTCTTCGGCAGCCGTAGACCTTGCAGTCCAAGAAGGAGCCAAAGCCTTTGTAATCGGGAATGCCCCGACGGCTCTTTTTAGGCTCTTGGAGCTCTGCGAAGAAAAAAAAGTTTCCCCCGAATTTATAATCGGCGTTCCCGTCGGCTTTGTAGGAGCCGCCGAATCAAAAGAAGCCCTGCGTTCAAAACCCTTTCCCCAAATCTCTACCGTAGGCACCAAGGGCGGAAGCAATGTCGCCGCCTCCATTATAAACGCCCTGCTTTATATGATGGTAGAAAGGGAGTAA
- a CDS encoding Rpn family recombination-promoting nuclease/putative transposase, with the protein MKEEFLNPKMDWVFKLMFSKGKKGNKALISFLNAFLEDSYGKIKKADILNTELIRETPNGETYHLDFLIKTDTGLIIDLEMQQFWKENYPRRSQMYLLRLASRFLKLESKKDDPFYAVSISVFGCNVPKNAKLVKMSENSVIQYIYIELNELIGYTIKKSLEDYTLKDFWIRFLTTYEQDKKSGVLKKLCELEEGIRMAEETILRVTEEERRIARELSREKYQMLLEAERGDARREGRAEGFADGEYQAKLDMAKLMKTMNYSIDDIHKITGLAIQEIKEF; encoded by the coding sequence ATGAAAGAAGAATTTTTAAATCCCAAGATGGATTGGGTATTCAAGTTGATGTTTTCTAAAGGAAAAAAGGGTAACAAGGCTCTTATAAGCTTTTTAAATGCTTTTTTGGAAGATTCTTACGGTAAAATCAAAAAAGCGGATATTTTAAATACAGAGCTTATCCGTGAGACTCCTAATGGAGAGACTTATCATCTTGATTTTTTAATTAAAACGGACACAGGCCTTATTATAGACCTTGAGATGCAGCAGTTTTGGAAAGAAAACTATCCTAGACGCAGTCAAATGTATCTTTTGCGTTTGGCCTCCCGTTTTTTGAAATTGGAATCAAAAAAAGATGATCCTTTTTATGCCGTAAGTATTTCGGTTTTCGGTTGTAATGTTCCTAAAAATGCAAAGCTTGTAAAAATGTCTGAAAATTCCGTTATTCAATATATTTACATTGAATTAAATGAGTTAATAGGTTATACTATAAAAAAGAGCCTAGAAGATTACACCTTAAAAGATTTTTGGATAAGGTTTTTGACTACTTATGAACAAGACAAAAAGAGCGGTGTCTTGAAAAAATTATGTGAATTAGAGGAGGGTATCAGGATGGCAGAAGAAACAATTCTTAGGGTAACTGAAGAAGAAAGACGTATAGCTAGAGAATTATCTAGGGAGAAATATCAGATGCTCTTAGAAGCTGAAAGAGGTGATGCCAGAAGGGAAGGTCGTGCAGAGGGATTTGCTGATGGTGAGTATCAGGCAAAACTGGATATGGCAAAATTGATGAAGACTATGAATTACTCCATAGATGATATTCATAAAATTACAGGTCTTGCTATTCAGGAAATCAAAGAGTTTTAA
- a CDS encoding metal ABC transporter permease, whose translation MLQYGFMQNAFIVSFFIGILCPSIGLFLVLRRYSLIGDTLSHSSLAGVTLALASGINPILGAFIFTTAAGALIEALRNAFKEYQDLILSIVLSLSVGIAITLISSGTVRANAETYLFGSVLTVSSSDLITVIALSILSLVTLGLMYHKMVYIALDEDIAKIIGVKVRLINYLFSGLTAATIAVSLKIVGMLVLSSMIALPVATALQLKISFKKTLIFSIFISVADIMLGLVLSYHLNVAPGGFTALVSVIVLILTIGINSFLKHNKLSA comes from the coding sequence ATGCTTCAATACGGTTTTATGCAAAATGCCTTTATCGTTTCTTTTTTTATAGGAATCCTTTGTCCTTCAATCGGCTTATTTTTAGTACTCAGAAGATACTCCCTCATAGGGGACACCCTTTCCCACAGCTCCCTTGCAGGCGTTACCCTCGCCCTCGCTTCAGGAATAAACCCCATCCTTGGAGCCTTTATTTTTACGACAGCAGCAGGAGCCCTGATAGAAGCCCTGCGGAATGCTTTTAAAGAATACCAAGATTTAATCCTTTCGATAGTTTTGTCCTTGAGTGTCGGAATCGCCATTACCCTCATAAGCTCAGGAACCGTTAGAGCAAATGCCGAAACCTATTTATTCGGAAGCGTCTTAACCGTTTCTTCTTCGGATTTAATTACCGTGATTGCTTTAAGCATCTTGTCATTGGTTACTCTCGGCCTCATGTATCACAAGATGGTCTACATAGCCCTCGATGAAGATATTGCAAAAATAATAGGAGTTAAGGTTAGGCTTATCAATTACTTGTTTTCAGGCCTAACAGCGGCAACGATAGCCGTTTCATTAAAAATAGTGGGAATGTTGGTTTTAAGCTCGATGATAGCTCTACCGGTCGCAACAGCCCTTCAATTAAAAATAAGCTTTAAAAAGACATTAATTTTTTCTATTTTTATAAGCGTAGCAGACATAATGCTCGGCTTGGTCTTATCCTATCACCTAAATGTCGCTCCCGGCGGCTTTACAGCCCTCGTGTCGGTCATCGTCTTAATATTGACAATAGGGATAAATTCCTTTTTAAAACATAATAAACTATCTGCATAA
- a CDS encoding Rpn family recombination-promoting nuclease/putative transposase: MKNDTNFKITLRNDYAFKRIFGTEENTDILQDLLECILDILPENIAGLELLDKEFHKEILTEKLGILDIKLRLKDKTIINIEIQNRWRGDFPERSVYYWSKMYNESIKQGQDYTNLPKCITINLIGKGFNKNKRLHNKYFVMEKDTKEPLFSKLEIHIINLETAKLLEESNYTDIKTKRLLSWLKFIETDDREVRKMLAQNSKTMKKANAAIEVMEMSPRDKWLYESRMKYQHDMASEKHEGYTEGVYQTKLETAKNLLDLGVAHEVIMQATGLKQDEINNL, encoded by the coding sequence ATGAAAAATGATACAAATTTCAAAATAACCCTACGAAATGATTATGCTTTTAAGCGTATTTTTGGAACTGAGGAAAATACAGACATCCTACAAGATTTGCTGGAATGTATACTCGACATTCTACCTGAAAATATCGCAGGATTAGAACTTTTGGATAAAGAATTTCATAAAGAAATTTTGACCGAAAAGCTAGGTATCTTGGATATAAAGTTAAGACTAAAAGACAAAACAATTATAAATATTGAAATACAGAATAGGTGGAGAGGAGATTTTCCTGAAAGAAGCGTATATTATTGGTCAAAAATGTATAACGAAAGTATAAAACAAGGTCAAGACTATACAAATCTTCCGAAATGTATTACAATAAATTTGATAGGAAAAGGCTTTAATAAAAATAAGCGTTTGCACAATAAATATTTCGTTATGGAAAAGGATACAAAAGAGCCTTTATTTTCAAAACTTGAGATTCATATTATAAATCTTGAAACAGCAAAGCTTTTAGAAGAATCAAATTATACGGACATTAAAACAAAACGCTTATTAAGCTGGCTGAAATTTATTGAAACAGATGATAGGGAGGTAAGAAAGATGTTGGCACAAAATTCCAAAACAATGAAAAAAGCAAATGCAGCTATTGAAGTAATGGAAATGAGTCCTCGAGACAAATGGCTCTACGAATCCCGCATGAAATATCAACACGATATGGCATCAGAAAAACACGAGGGCTATACAGAAGGCGTATATCAAACAAAACTCGAAACAGCAAAGAACTTACTTGATCTAGGCGTGGCACACGAAGTCATTATGCAAGCCACAGGCTTAAAACAAGACGAAATAAACAATCTTTAA
- a CDS encoding Hsp33 family molecular chaperone HslO, whose protein sequence is MIDKPITDPVLIEKFKTMHEDGMTVFMLGEGQIRGAFFHGTRFVNKMRVQHNLGILESLALGHASLCGALLIPTMKGRDRIIFRCDTQGPLVGFSVEAFSEGFVRGYLLEDPIRPDRPLETWDLKPLFGEGKISVIRFPEGAREPLTGIVEIKHKNIALDLSEYFLQSEQTVTGFNTGIQFDKEGRIIGAGGMYIQLMPGAEEGLIEKAERAFAACPSIGQWFAEGGDREDVIFGLFRDCNPQVLIERKIDFYCPCSEENFRNKLFTLPEKEIADMYENGPEQIELYCHNCGSIYKYPKSILKEKINVH, encoded by the coding sequence ATGATAGATAAACCGATAACCGATCCCGTCTTAATCGAAAAATTTAAAACCATGCACGAAGACGGAATGACGGTCTTTATGCTCGGCGAAGGCCAAATCCGCGGAGCTTTTTTTCACGGAACCCGCTTTGTAAATAAGATGAGGGTGCAGCACAATTTAGGTATTTTAGAAAGCCTGGCCCTAGGCCACGCCTCCCTTTGCGGGGCTCTCTTAATTCCGACAATGAAAGGAAGGGACCGAATCATATTTAGATGCGACACTCAAGGCCCCCTTGTAGGCTTTAGTGTCGAAGCCTTTAGCGAAGGCTTTGTAAGGGGTTATCTTTTGGAAGACCCCATAAGGCCGGACAGGCCCTTAGAAACATGGGACCTAAAACCTCTTTTCGGAGAAGGAAAAATCTCGGTTATCCGCTTCCCTGAAGGTGCCAGGGAACCCCTAACCGGAATCGTCGAAATAAAACACAAAAACATAGCCCTTGATCTATCCGAATATTTTTTACAATCAGAGCAGACGGTAACGGGTTTTAATACAGGCATCCAATTCGACAAGGAAGGAAGAATCATCGGGGCGGGCGGAATGTATATTCAACTAATGCCGGGAGCCGAAGAAGGCTTGATAGAAAAGGCGGAAAGAGCCTTTGCAGCCTGCCCCTCGATAGGCCAATGGTTTGCGGAAGGCGGAGACAGGGAAGATGTCATCTTCGGCCTTTTCCGTGACTGTAATCCCCAAGTTTTAATCGAAAGAAAGATAGACTTTTATTGTCCCTGCTCGGAGGAAAATTTCCGCAATAAACTTTTTACCCTACCTGAAAAAGAAATTGCAGACATGTACGAAAACGGCCCTGAGCAAATAGAGCTTTATTGCCATAACTGCGGTTCAATCTATAAATATCCCAAAAGTATCTTAAAGGAAAAAATCAATGTACATTAA